The nucleotide sequence tccggtgtctatataaaccggagggttttagtccgtaggacaacatacaatcataccataggctagcttctagggtttagcctctctgatctcgtggtagatctactcttgtactacccatatcatcaatattaatcaagcaggacgtagggttttacctccatcgagagggcccgaacctgggtaaaatttcatgtcccctgcctcctgttaccatccgcctagacgcacagttcgggaccccctacccgagatccgccggttttgacattgatacgcatcaattgatgtcaatgcaaagagtagggattaccatgcagcAGATGCACTAtatctataaatatatgaaagctcaacaaaagaaactaagtgggtgtgcatataacttgcttgctcacgaagacctagggcattttgaggaagcccataattggaatatacaagccaagttcaataatgaaaaattcccactagtatatgaaagtgacaaaataagagactctctatcatgaagatcatggtgctactttgaagcacaagtgtggaaaaaggatagtaacattgccccttctctctttttctctcattttttatttgggccttttttctcttttttatggcctcttttttttcgtccggaatctcatcccgacttgtgggggaatcatagtctccatcatcctttcgtcacatgggacaatgctctaataatgaaaatcatcacacttttatttacttacaactcaagaattacaactcgatacttagaacaaaatatgactctatgtgaatgtatccggcagtgtaccgggatgtgcaaggaatcaagagtgacatgtatgaaacaattataaaggtggctttgccacaattatGTTGTCAATtccatgatcatgcaaagcaatatgaggatgatggagtgtgtcataataaacgaaacagtggaaagttgcatggcaatatatctcggaatggctatggaaatgccataataggtaggtatggtggctgttttgaggaagatataaggaggcttatgtgtagggcgtatcatatcatggggtttggatgcaccagcgaagtttgcaccaactctcgaggtgagaaagggcaatgcacggtaccgaagaggctagcaatgatggaagggtgagagtgcgtataatccatggactcaacattagtcataaagaactcacatacttattgcaaaaatctacaagtcatcaaaaccaagcactacacgcatgctcctatggggattgattggtaggaaaagaccatcgctcgtccccaaccgccactcataaggaaagcaatcaaagaacacctcatgcttcaaatttgtcacacaacgtttaccatatgtgcatgctacgagacttgcaaacttcaacacaagtatttctcaattccacgattactcaactagcacaactctaatattaccatctttatatctcaaaacaactatcaagtatcaaacttctcatagtatttaatgcactctatatgaaagtttttattatacccatcctggatgcctatcatattaagactaattttatagccaaagaaaattaccatgatgttctaaaagactctcaaaatataagtgaagcatgagagatcaataatttatataaaataaaaccatcaccgtgctctaaaagatataagtgaagcactagagcaaagttatctagctcaaaaaatataagtgaagcacatagagtattctaataaattccgattcatgtgtgtctctccaaaaggtgtgtacagcaaggatgattgtggtaaactaaaaagcaaatactcaaatcatacaagacgctccaagaaaaacacatatcatgtggtgaataaaaatatagcctcaagtgaagttaccgatagatgaatacgaaagaggggatgccttccgggcatccccaagcttgggattttggttgtccttgaattttaccttggggtgtcttgggaatcccaaggcttaggctgttgccactccttgttccaaaatccatcaaatctttacccaaaaacttgaaaacttcacaacacaaaactcaacagagctccgttagtataagaaaacaaaccaccactttaaggtactgcaatgaactcattctttatttatatcggtgttaaacctactgtattccaacttctctatggttcataccccccccccccgatactagccatagattcattaaaataagcaaacaacacacgaaaaacagaatctatcaaaaatagaacaatctgtagcaatctggaggtttcaaatacttctgtaacttcaaaaattctgaaaaattaggaagtcctaaataatttgtatattgatctactgcagttggaattggtattttatcgctctctgctaaaaactaaaattattctcgtgagcgcatacttcctgttttttccagcaagatcaaacaacaatcatccaagaagatcctaaaggctttacttggcacaaacactaattaaaacataaaaaacacaataataacagagggtatataaattatttattactaaacaggaacaaaaagtaaagaacaaaaataaaattgggttgcctcccaacaagcgctatcgttcaatacccctagctaggcatcgataattttaatgatgctcacatgtaagatagcaattgaaacacaaagagagcatcatgtagtatatgagaatcacatctaagtctaacatatttcatatgcataggcattttataggaaaaaAATTTAGCAAGACAAGctagatctagcatatgcaaggaagaagaaagaaacaatagcactCTCGACATAACAAGAGGAAttttagcaacatgaaaatttctacaaccatattttcctctctaatgataattacatgtaggatcataatcaaattcaacaatatagctatcacataaaatattctcaacacgatccacatgcatgcaaagttgacactcttccaaaatagtgggattaacattaactaaagtcatgacctctccaaacccactttttaaaaaaaaataagattgaacattatcaaaatatgtgggatctaaagtagacactcttccaaacccactttcaataatattgcaaaaactatatcaatctcatattcatcacgggacttaaataaattttcaagatcataagaagaattaccccaatcatgatcattgcaacaagtagtggacatagcaaaactagcatccccaagcttagggttttgcatattattagcacaattgacattcatataatttataataacatcattgcaatcatggtttttattcaaagatctatcgtgaatcacatcgtaaagcacttcatcacaatttttagattcacgaatttcaaggaaaatctcataaagataatctagtgcactcaactcactagcaattggttcatcataattggatcttttaaaaatattagcaagaggATGATGATCCATAAAAATAGATATTTAGgaagcgaagatgcaagctaatagaaggcacatggtaacacgagcaaacagaaggacgaacggaagaagggcgaagaacaggcaaattttgtgaagtgggggagaggaaaacgagaggcaaatggaaaataatgtaatgcgagggagaagagtttgtgatgggtacttggtatgtattgacttgagcatagatctccccggcaacggcaccagaaatccttcttgctacctcttgagcatgcgttggtttttccttaaagaggaaagggtgatgcagcaaagtagcgtaagtatttccctcaatttttgagaaccaaggtatcaatccagtaggagactacacgcaagtcgcctagtaccttcacaaacaatcaaaaagcttgcaaccaacgcgataaatgggttgtcaatccctttacggccacttgtaaaagtgagatctgataaagataataagataaatatttttggtatttttgttgtatagattgaaaagtaaagattgcaaaataaatagtaaactagaattatagattggaaacttgtatgatgtaaagtagacccgggggccataggtttcactagtggcttctctcaagatagcatatattacgatgggtgaacaaattactgccgagcaattgatagaaaagcgcatagttatgagaatatctaggcatgatcatgaacataggcatcacgtccgtgtcaagtagactaatacgattctgcatctactactattactccacacatcgactgctatccagcatgcatctagagtactaagttcataagaacagagtaacgcattaggcaagatgacatgatgtagagggataaactcaagcaatatgatatagaccccatatttttatcctcgatggaaacaataaaatatgtgccagttccctttctgtcactgggatcgagcaccgtaagattgaacccaaagctaagcacttctcccattgcaagaaagatcaatctagtaggccaaactaaaccgataattcgaagagacttgcaaaatatcaaatcatgcatataagaattcagagaagaatcaaatattgttcatagataatcttgatcataaacccacaattcatcggatctcaacaaacacaccgcaaaaagtactacttcaaatagatctccaagaacatcgaggagaactttgtattgagaaccaaagagagagaagaagccatctagctaataactatggacccgaaggcttgtggtaaactactcacacatcatcggagaggctatggtgttgatatagaagccccccgtgatcgaatccccctctggcagatcgctggaaaaggcaccagatggtatctcacgggtacataaggttgcggcgatggaaacgtggtttcgtggctcccatggatgttttcagggtataagagtatatataagcgaaataagtaggtcggcggagctacgaggggcccacaagggtgggggcgcgcctaccccctgggcgcggcctcctgcctcgtggtcgcctcgttgcgtctctgacttccactccaagtctcttggattgcatttgttccaagaaagatcctcgcgaaggtttcgttctgtttggattccgtttgatattccttttctgcgaaacactgaagtagtcaaaaaacatcaatttgcactgggccttcagttaataggttagtcccaaaaataatataaaagagtatattaaagcccattaaacatccaaaatagataatataatagcatggaacaataaaaaaattatagatacgttggagacgtatgaggtacgtggacacactctcccctctcgttgctatgcatcttctagatagatcttgcgtgatcgtaggtaaattttttgaaatactgcgttccccaacactaatcTGGTGCCATCtccaaaatcactaattaagggtACCCTTTGCAAATGTTGTTAGGACAGGAGTATAtcgatcaaggggggggggggggtgaatgggagatttttttttcaaaacttaaATACTCTCCGCACAGCACATCGGAAAACTAAACCGATGTAGTTTTACGAAACAAAATCTGTTTCCAAAACAAAACTGAGCAATTTCAGTTTTACAAAACAAAATTACTACAGAAACAAATCTGAGAAGTTTCAGTTCTATGAaacaaaaatactagaaaaataaaACTActaacattgatagaattgcacaCATGAAACAATTGCGCACATCACAAATACAAAACTTATACACTACCGCAAAATGTTCATTAGAGCAAGACTCAACTAAATGACTAAGTAGCACCATATGAAAAGCAGATGAATATACAGACAAAACAACCTTAAGTATCACGAAAGCAAATATGCAACACAACATTATCACAATATTAAAAGGAATGCTTGGAAGATAAAGTATCGTAGTATATATATTGATATCCATCGACAACCAAGAGGACCAAAAACAAAATATTGAAGGAAATGCAGTAGAATAGAAAtgaccagtggtgctcgatggcgacaaatgatttggtagaccagttcactcttctgcaaaagagctacgtctggttggagggactTGTAATTCAACATAGGAGATAACCTCTCCCCGTCCTATTCTCCTCAATGACAAGTTCCTCGAACTTCAGTTTATTTCACTCATGGTAGAATTTTCTCGGCAATCTCCAAACCTTCTTCAGACTTTGTCTTCGGTGACCACAATTAGTCCTGGTCACTCTTCGCAAACCGCAATGACTCTTGGTTGGTGAAGACTTTGACTCGAAGACGACAATTACTCTTCGTCGCTCGAGCTGAGGCCTAACCGTCTATAGAGTTAGCAGCTCTCAAGATTTATAGCCACAAGAACTCTCAACTCAGATCTACTGTGATGCTCAACAACTATATAAGTTTTGGCTATTAATGTTCTCTCAgcggattttaaactcaaatctctCAGAGAGGGGTGCTCACTCAATCTTCTCAAAATCTCAAATGGAGCAACGGACGAATAACGTTGGTGCGGCGCACCTATTTATAGCCGTAGCTTTCTcggatgggaaatgaccatttagGACGCGCGGTCTAGCCAATGGCCAATCGACACGTTTCCAACAGTCGGATTTTTGAGCACATCGCACCTTTACTTGAGGAATAAGTAAGACAGACTCCTCAGCCCAAATCAAATCACTCGCAACCCGGAAGAACAACATCTCTCACTGGTGAGTATTTATTCAGAACACAAAGAAATTTCTCCCAAACTGTCATAGGTTTCAGCTAAGCATCAAAACAGACAAAAGCCTTGAATACTTATGCCtctcttaatagtatggtggtcttATGACTTAAGAGAAAGAGAAACAATGAAACAAATACTACGTTTTGCTTCGCTTCATTCTTCTCGACTGCAGCCATTCTTCTTCGAACACACCGAATGGAAATTGCTTCGCTTCAGCAATATTTTTTCGGACCATCTCGAGCACGCGATTTTCTTGATAACAAACTCTTTGAGACATGATAACCTTTTTTGCAACGCATATAACTTTGGAGGAAGTTTATAGCAAACTTCTCGGAAGTAGCAATCTTCTCGATATTAAGCTTCTCGAAACATATCAATATTCTTTGATGTCTAGATAACTTTCGCAGAAGTTTATAGCAAGCCTCTCGGAAGTAGCAATCTTCTCGGTAGCAACCTTTTAGAAGATTATGGCAATCTTCTCGGTTGCAAATCTTTGGGCAGCAAACTTTGCAGCAGCAAACCTTTCGGTAGCAAATTTTTCAGGAGATTATGGcattcttctcaaaataacattccTTGGAACATAGTCATCGTCTCTGCTGTGCAGATAACTCTTAGTGAAGTTTATAGCAAACTTCTCGACAGAATGTAGCATTCTTCTCGATATTCCAGGGACTATTTTCCCaatgtgcactagcaaacaaatcagtcccaAACCATTTATGACAACAATCGCCAAAACACAAGGGGCAAGGACTTGCACCAACAAAGGTCGCTCCCATCTTCTCAGGCGCTGACAAGTGGCACAgtgcatgtgcgtcacttgtcgcaatctgggtgttttccttttttttagattcgtttcttcaaaacattttatctcttgaaCCGTGTGCCAAATCCCGAACCGTTTTCATTGCTGGATTTGTCGCGTAGAGATCATCGAAACAATATCCCATATTAATAGGtttcgatgatttttttttcacgaaaagcCCTAGAAAACACCGAAATGAAGTACGTTTTTTCAGCTGTGCTTGTCGTAGAAGCAAATATATGCCTCCATGAGAAGCATATAAAAACACATTTTCCCCTTTCCATGCGCTTCTTgcggaagcaaatccatgcctccaTGACAAGTAAATCTGTGCTTATCTTGGAagcaaaaaaaaatcatgtttttttttcctttccccATCCTTCTTGTGGAAGAAAACTTGTGTCTCCATGAAAAGCAAATCCTGCTTTTCCCAGAAGCAAAAAAATGCATGTTTCACCCCTTCCCCTTTGCTCCTCGTGGAAGCAAATATGTGCCACCACGAGAATCAAATCTCTGtttctcgtgaaagaaaaaaaatcatgttttttccTTTCCGGAAAGCATAGTGTGCTTCTTGTGGAAACAAATCTATGCTTCCCGTGGAAGAAAAAAACACGTTTATTCCCTTTCCCAAAAAAATCCATGCAGTTTTTTTGAGTTTTTTTCTCCGAAACCTAAAAAAACAAGCGAaaaccaaaaattcaaaaaaaccctAGAAAAACCCATCTAAAAATCCGAAAACGTGTATTAAAAAAGTCCTGATGAGACGCCCAACACGTTCTCAGCCCAGAAAAGTGACCCCTTTGACAAGTTGCTCTCCGCTTTCTCGCGTCAAGCGAGACATAGTGGCGCCCGACTGTGCCCTTGGTGATTAGTGGGTGGGCCGAATTTGTGACGAAGCATGTACTTACTGTGGCTCAAAATGTTAATCTGTGGTGATTCAAACGAAGGCCCAGTAGCTGTAGCTTCAGCGATTCAATTTTGGATGCcagcaaagtactccctccgtccacaaATAAATGCACATCTAGTTTTTGTACTAAgttaaagttttaaaactttgaccaattttatagaaaaaaataGCAGCATTTATGGTACTAAATTAGTATCAGTAGATCCGTTTTAAAATGTACCTTTATAATATACCAGTTTGGTGTCATATATGTTATTACTCTTTTTTATACAGTTGGTAAAAATTTCAAAGTTTGATTTAGGACAAAAGGTAGAaatacacttattcgcggacgggtGGAGTAAGTGGTTGTCTTGCCTAGCATCAGTCGGTCTAAAtatttgtctaaaaaaaggcagCATAAATATCATCGTGTCAGCCTATTATTCCCTatatgttttcatttttttttggaGTGGCTGTCTATTCCCTATGTTTTCATCAGAACCCCCACACCCCCCTCCCCACCACCAAACAATCATAACGAGAAGCAATGCGTGCATGATATATTCTTTATATATTTCCCTAGGCATGCAACATGGCCGGTAACATGCATGACGCATGTGCATGCAGAGAAACGTGCAAATGAACGTAAGTGGATATATATAGTCATCACACGGACACTAATTTACATCAAAACAGAGATCTTACACACCCCCAGCACGCATACATATACACACCACAACGAAAACCTATGCATATACTCGGCACCACACGCACATATGTGTGCAGAAACAGTACCCTCGTTCACTCCACTACCACACTACACCTCCCAACCAAATCAGGCACAACCAATCATATATAACACCCGGATCACTAACAACAACAAACCCTGCATGCGAAATCAAGTCAAACGATGGAAGAAGAGCTATAGCTGAACTGATGAGAAGAGATCGAGAGACTGCATGGACGGAAGAGGGCCGTCTAGGCGTCGACGACGCGGAAGGATTCCCTGTTCTTGATGACGACGTCGTACATGTGGACGGAGGAGAAGTGGTTGAAGTCCCTGGGGAGCGAGATGAGGTCGAGGCAGCCGCGCTTGTGGAACTGGTACAGCGCCGGGTCCTCGTAGTAGCGCTCCCACCCCAGCGCCGTCAGCTTCGCCTCCAGCGTCGCGTACGACGACACCACCTGCCCGCTCGGCGTGTGCAGCAGCGCCTTCCGTCGCACCGTCGACGTCCGCTCGCTCCCCGGGTTCTCCACCAGGCGCACCACACCGTTCTTGAACACCCACACGCCAGACATGGTCCACAGCCCTCCGGTCGGCCGACCTACCCCTCAACTCTCACCTTTCTATCGGCTTAGAGATTGAGGGAAAACAAACGATAGATGATGCACTTGGTCGAGCTAGCACTGGGATGATGGAGCAAGGGAGGGCGAGATGAAGGGGGTATATATAGAGGTGGATGTGGATGAAGCTAGATTATCGATGGTGTGGGGTAGAGGTGACATGTATACGGGGGACAGCCGCAGAACATAGATTTCTTATGCGACTGCGATACTATACTGCCAGTGATTAGTACGTCGATATACGCGTGCATGCACCAGAGAAGAGAAGGGCGTCTTTAGTTTGTAGCTAGGTTAGGTCAGGAAGATGCTGTAGCTGGTTGCATGCACAGGGATGGGAGAGAAGCAGAATATATGGTACATTCATTAAACTTGAGTAGTGCGCGCGGGAGAATATATGTGCCTAGCTAGCTTATGTTCTTGATAAGCTACCTGGAATATATTTGTTGGAAGAAAGAAGGAAATTCTAGCTAGGTAGGTAGCTAAAAAAGGTAGCTATATGCTACGCATATTGTTATTTTCCAGAATTACGTAGTGCATGAGGTGATTGATCATCATGAGGTCACGAAATTTGACATGTGTCGCGGCCGCCCCGCGACACGTCAAGAACAGGACATTAACTGATGGCGTTGGTTAATTGCCAATGGGGAGATCTACATATAATTCATGCGTAATCTATGGCTTGAGCACTCCCATATGGAAAATTGAAAAGAAAGAATGTGATGTTGTGCGAGGAATCCTACTCACCTTTTTCCTGAAAGGAAAACAAAAAGAGCTAGCCTAATTCTCAGGGGAATGGGATTCACTCGCCATACAGTTTTCGACTTTACTTAAACAATAAGAAATATGAGAGCTATCTTTGCGTACCTTTTGCAGCATTGTTTTTCCACGAAAGGGAATTTCTGGCCGGTCGATCAAACCAATGTTGCCTTTGTCGAGAACAAAATTGATACTCTCTCTCATTGTCAAGTATATATTTTGTGTACGGCATGGTGGAATTTACTTTTGCCTGCTAGCTTTGTCCCTAATAGTAACTCACAAGCTCTCAAGCATCTGCTGCATGCAGCAGAGAGAAATTTGTGGCTTATCTTAACTTCCTAGCTAGCTAGCCATAGATAGTGCTTACGTGATTGCATATTGATTTGGCTGGCTTGTTGGATACATAGGTGCACGTCTACTGCCCCAAAAGCTAAAATCTGTCACTGATTTATCTGCTGAAAAGAAATATGCTTCGGTGCTAAAGTTTCTTCCCGGATTAGCTATGCAAAAACATGCACGAAAGCTCCCTCCAACCTGTGCTCTCATCGTGATCAGTGCATGTACTACGTAGGGATTTATACGATCTCTGTACTTATGTTACCGATAAGCCAGAACCCATCAAAGATCATTAGGTACTCCTTGTATGAAAGGAGCTTTCCGTCACTGAGGTGGCGCCTCCGTGTACATGTATACTCACACGTTAGTACGTCCGATCGAAAGGGAGAGAAATTCTAGATGGGAATCGTATTCGATTGAATGCGTGCGTGTGCGTGCTGCAAGCATGTGTGCACGCATATTCATTTTTACGCTGCATGAAATTACGTGCTTCCGATGATCAGACGGCGGAGTATATAAATCGGAAAGTGGAGCTCGTGCCTAACAATTTTTGACGAATTGAACACGTGCTCGCCGGCCGTCTGTATGCAAATGCTACATTATTCCTGCATGGGCTAGCTGACTGGCCGATCGAATTATGCATCTTTTACGTGATCGGTTTTTGCCTTTCCATTTCAGAATATATGATAGCTAGCGCCTAGTAGGCAGTGTGATCTGCTAGGATACAGACATGTGCAGTAAGTTACTGCTATCTaaattaactactccctccgtcttataATATAAGAAAGTTTTAGCAGCTTTCTCGATCCATAATATTAGAACGTTTTTGCAGCTTTCAGCTAGATGATACACAGCGCGCTGCCATGGAAATTGGTTATGGTATGCTTCAGTGAAATTTGGTTTGTATGAATATGTATCCTTAAATTAATAATATATTGCATATTTTTTATCAGATTATATGTGTGCTTGGTTCCCAATTGAAAGGGAGTTAGAAAAAAGTCTGCCTGGTATAGTGCGGAAAAGAAATTGAGTTTATAGACACATACATGCGTTCAATTAATTGCTAAAGCTAATCAGGGTGATATGGCAATTGTAGCGAGATATATATGCTTTAAATAAGTTAGTGAGGGCTAAATTTTTAGATATAGAAGATTCCTGCAAGTAGCCGTGGTAATTTTTCGGCAAATAGATAAATAGTTTTTTGTTTTGCTGATGGTTTGGTTACTACTAGCGCAAAAAAAAAGCGGGCTTGTACCCGACCCGATAAGAAGATGCTACCAGCTAGTCCTCACTGGCATTTAAGATTGCCTTCATATTCTCTCTCGATTTTTTACGGTGACTATGGCAATCAGTCTAGACCATTTTCTAAGAAATAAAATTAGTAGGAACCAAAATAGGGCAGCAGATTGTATGGCAAATTATAATTGTATCAAGCCATGTACTGCGGTATGGATGAGCATATGTCCTCCATGTAGTGAGGATTTATTACCTCTCTTGATTGTAACCTTGTGACTCTGGAATAAAATCCCCGCAtgatttgcaatttttttatacaaAACAAGTTTATGATACATACAGTAGGGCATTTTTATGTGTATTTGATGTTCATTTGTACGGCGGGCCGGGGAAGTGAAATTTTCACCCAATTTTAGGATGGCAACAAAAGAGATCCACTCCTGTTCGTTGTACTGAGCTGAGATGAGAGACGGTGAGGGCGAGGGCGATGGGGCGGCGACCCTGCTGCCTCCACCAGAACCTCCACCATCGCTACAACTCGGGTCGCCAgcagcggcgcaagggctgccgaCGACTCTGGCGGCGTAGGGGCAGCAGTCATCGTTGGCGCCGCAG is from Triticum aestivum cultivar Chinese Spring chromosome 3A, IWGSC CS RefSeq v2.1, whole genome shotgun sequence and encodes:
- the LOC123058246 gene encoding flowering-promoting factor 1-like protein 1, giving the protein MSGVWVFKNGVVRLVENPGSERTSTVRRKALLHTPSGQVVSSYATLEAKLTALGWERYYEDPALYQFHKRGCLDLISLPRDFNHFSSVHMYDVVIKNRESFRVVDA